In Haloterrigena turkmenica DSM 5511, a single genomic region encodes these proteins:
- a CDS encoding HalOD1 output domain-containing protein: MQTELSTADADDLQYDQTNDRYVFNHDPDGTATITTTIVHALASIADTDVSQGEFSLYDSVDPDALDRIFSKKADGTERTGGHIAFTALEHEVYVYANGDVIIYPPTESPHPRAD, translated from the coding sequence ATGCAAACTGAACTCTCAACCGCCGACGCCGACGACCTGCAGTACGACCAGACCAACGACCGCTACGTCTTCAACCACGACCCCGACGGCACCGCGACGATCACGACGACGATCGTCCACGCGCTCGCCTCGATCGCGGACACCGACGTCTCGCAGGGCGAGTTCTCTCTCTACGACAGCGTCGACCCCGACGCCCTCGATCGCATCTTCAGCAAGAAGGCCGACGGCACCGAACGCACGGGCGGGCACATCGCCTTCACCGCCCTCGAGCACGAGGTGTACGTCTACGCGAACGGCGACGTGATCATCTACCCGCCGACGGAGTCGCCCCACCCACGGGCGGACTGA
- a CDS encoding halocarboxylic acid dehydrogenase DehI family protein, whose protein sequence is MGVSVVGLRMDTSRQLYEQDAAGWRRGLYEDVKRTFRAPIVNWFFRTLTANEPAFTRYLWTQCKPLFQTRAFGRYTVAYRDAVLSALEDASADVPRYRCADLDLRPPEWRELRGQVATFDIVAPRLAFTFAVCDRAMNDELPEPEPTGEPWTAPLPEWLDRDRGLSVTMVDGDAVPADLESTVEVIRDFHGLEGGLPSIYRCLAQWPNYLEPAWSDLAVLESDAFERGRDDADAVVNDHLESLPYAPRLSPAALSERGFDDATIDDLRKFVRQFNRGAIETVLPALVVYAATLDVAGERSL, encoded by the coding sequence ATGGGCGTTTCCGTCGTGGGACTCCGCATGGACACGAGCAGACAGCTATACGAGCAGGACGCGGCGGGCTGGCGCCGCGGCCTGTACGAGGACGTCAAACGGACGTTTCGCGCGCCGATCGTCAACTGGTTCTTCCGAACGCTGACGGCCAACGAACCCGCGTTCACGCGGTACCTGTGGACGCAGTGCAAGCCGCTGTTCCAGACCCGGGCGTTCGGCCGATACACCGTCGCCTACAGGGACGCCGTGCTCTCGGCGCTCGAGGACGCCTCCGCGGACGTCCCGCGCTACCGGTGTGCCGACCTCGATCTCCGACCGCCCGAGTGGCGCGAACTCCGCGGCCAGGTCGCGACGTTCGACATCGTGGCGCCGCGACTGGCGTTCACGTTCGCGGTCTGCGATCGGGCGATGAACGACGAACTTCCGGAACCGGAGCCGACTGGCGAGCCGTGGACGGCGCCCCTTCCCGAATGGCTCGACCGCGATCGCGGCCTGTCGGTGACGATGGTCGACGGGGACGCGGTTCCCGCCGACCTCGAGTCCACCGTCGAGGTGATTCGTGACTTCCACGGCCTCGAGGGCGGACTGCCAAGCATCTATCGTTGTCTCGCGCAGTGGCCGAACTATCTCGAACCGGCCTGGTCGGACCTCGCCGTCCTCGAGAGCGACGCGTTCGAACGCGGTCGCGACGACGCCGACGCGGTCGTCAACGACCACCTCGAGAGCCTCCCGTACGCGCCGCGGCTTTCGCCGGCGGCGCTCTCCGAGCGCGGGTTCGACGACGCGACGATCGACGACCTCCGGAAGTTCGTCCGGCAGTTCAATCGCGGCGCGATCGAAACCGTGCTGCCGGCGCTCGTCGTCTACGCGGCGACGCTCGACGTGGCCGGCGAGCGGTCGCTCTAG
- the mch gene encoding methenyltetrahydromethanopterin cyclohydrolase, whose product MESLNRMAIELVDEALDYAEELNIGGYDLDNEATVLDFGLEFEGGIEAGLLLTEIQTAGMATPSHHLGEIGDAPIPYIQLATDQPALSLLCSQKAGWELTTEDFEGLGSGPARALVAEEEEFRRVGYTDAFDLTALAVETEQDPTAAAAAQVAELAEVEPSSVFLLAYPTASLVGSVTNAARTAELATFRLSELGYDPLDIVSATGRAPVAPVAGDEQTAIARTNDAIAYGGTAHLTVREDADVFDSVPSTAAEDHGRPFGEVFDDLEWNFAEVPADLFAPAKVTIDVVGGPTYVHGETDEELLVDSFGL is encoded by the coding sequence ATGGAAAGTCTCAACCGGATGGCGATCGAGCTGGTCGACGAGGCCCTCGATTACGCCGAGGAGTTGAATATCGGCGGCTACGACCTCGACAACGAGGCCACGGTACTCGACTTCGGCCTCGAGTTCGAGGGCGGGATCGAGGCGGGACTGTTGCTGACGGAGATCCAGACGGCGGGAATGGCGACGCCGAGTCACCACTTGGGCGAGATCGGCGACGCTCCGATCCCGTACATCCAGCTCGCGACCGACCAGCCGGCGCTGTCGCTGCTGTGCTCGCAGAAGGCGGGCTGGGAGCTGACCACCGAGGACTTCGAGGGACTCGGGAGCGGTCCCGCGCGGGCGCTTGTCGCCGAGGAAGAGGAGTTCCGCCGCGTCGGTTACACGGACGCGTTCGACCTGACGGCGCTGGCCGTCGAGACCGAGCAGGATCCGACCGCGGCCGCCGCCGCCCAGGTCGCCGAACTCGCGGAGGTCGAACCCAGCAGCGTCTTCCTGCTGGCCTACCCGACCGCGAGCCTCGTCGGCTCCGTCACGAACGCCGCTCGAACCGCCGAACTCGCGACGTTCCGCCTCTCGGAACTGGGCTACGACCCACTCGACATCGTCTCCGCGACGGGCCGGGCGCCGGTCGCTCCCGTCGCCGGCGACGAGCAGACGGCGATCGCCCGCACGAACGACGCCATCGCCTACGGAGGCACGGCCCACCTCACGGTCCGCGAGGACGCCGACGTCTTCGATTCGGTCCCCTCGACGGCCGCCGAGGACCACGGCCGGCCGTTCGGCGAGGTCTTCGACGACCTCGAGTGGAACTTCGCCGAAGTCCCCGCTGATCTCTTCGCGCCCGCGAAGGTCACGATCGACGTGGTCGGCGGCCCGACCTACGTTCACGGCGAGACCGACGAGGAGCTGCTCGTCGACTCGTTCGGCCTCTGA
- a CDS encoding VOC family protein, translating into MTSLSAHHVGITVDDLEETLPFYRDVLGLDVVERFSVGGEEFSDAVGVEGARGEFAHLEADGIRIELVEYDPEARGSPAAGLNQPGAKHVGLTVDDLDAFYADLPDHVSTISEPRTTESGTTILFLRDPENNPIEVLEA; encoded by the coding sequence ATGACCTCGCTCAGCGCACACCACGTCGGAATCACCGTCGACGACCTCGAGGAGACGCTTCCCTTCTATCGGGACGTCCTCGGACTCGACGTCGTCGAGCGATTCAGCGTCGGCGGCGAAGAGTTTTCGGACGCCGTCGGCGTCGAAGGGGCCCGCGGGGAGTTCGCCCACCTCGAGGCCGACGGGATTCGGATCGAACTCGTCGAGTACGACCCCGAAGCGCGCGGTTCACCCGCGGCGGGGCTCAACCAGCCCGGCGCGAAACACGTCGGACTGACGGTCGACGACCTCGACGCGTTCTACGCGGACCTCCCCGACCACGTCTCGACGATCAGCGAGCCGCGCACGACGGAAAGCGGAACGACGATCCTGTTCCTCCGCGATCCGGAGAACAACCCGATCGAAGTGCTCGAGGCGTGA
- a CDS encoding GTPBP1 family GTP-binding protein, giving the protein MSRDRALLERALDRGEQDGGNVEFKERLSRDVHLEGGRRESLAAQLRHRLLSGDGEATYVVGVTDDGGLAGIDPDTFSETMDVLSLLAEEADAHIDDVQTWGVNGVSDSAESEADRTSETSERGLVGVATVQEGGVLETDDEHVVVGTAGHVDHGKSTLVGSLVTGNPDDGDGATRAYLDVQPHEVERGLSADLSYAVYGFDEDGPVRVRNPNRKQDRAAVVEEADRLVSFVDTVGHEPWLRTTIRGLVGQKLDYGLLVVAADDGPTRTTREHLGVLLATDLPTIVAITKTDTVDQERIEEVEREVERLLREVDKSPLRVSRHGVDAAIDEISERVVPIVETSAITMDGLETLDELFDRLPKTAQDTGEFRMYVDRSYSVTGVGAVASGTVMSGEVEAGDELLLGPMPDGRFQEVEVRSIEMHYHRVDKAQAGRIVGIALKGVKESAIERGMVLLPRDADPDPVREFEAEVMVLNHPTRIGEGYEPVVHLETIGEAAAFYPENGRLLPGDTGETTVRFKFRPYLVEEGQKFVFREGRSKGVGTVTDVHPAD; this is encoded by the coding sequence ATGAGCCGTGACCGGGCTCTCCTCGAGCGAGCCCTGGACCGTGGCGAACAGGACGGTGGCAACGTCGAATTCAAGGAACGACTGTCACGTGACGTCCACCTCGAGGGTGGACGACGGGAGAGCCTGGCCGCGCAACTGCGCCACCGACTGCTCTCCGGGGACGGCGAGGCGACGTACGTCGTCGGCGTCACCGACGACGGCGGCCTCGCCGGCATCGACCCCGACACGTTCTCCGAGACGATGGACGTTCTCTCCCTGCTCGCCGAAGAGGCCGACGCCCACATCGACGATGTCCAGACCTGGGGTGTCAACGGCGTTTCGGACTCGGCCGAGTCCGAAGCAGATCGGACGTCGGAGACGTCCGAGCGTGGACTCGTCGGCGTCGCCACGGTACAGGAGGGCGGCGTCCTCGAGACCGACGACGAACACGTCGTCGTCGGGACGGCGGGCCACGTCGATCACGGCAAGAGCACGCTCGTCGGTTCGCTCGTCACGGGCAACCCCGACGACGGCGACGGCGCGACGCGCGCGTATCTCGACGTCCAGCCCCACGAGGTCGAACGCGGGCTCTCCGCCGACCTGTCCTACGCCGTCTACGGCTTCGACGAGGACGGCCCGGTCCGCGTTCGGAACCCGAACCGAAAGCAGGACCGCGCCGCGGTCGTCGAGGAGGCCGACCGACTGGTCTCGTTCGTCGACACCGTCGGCCACGAGCCGTGGCTCCGGACGACGATCCGCGGACTGGTCGGCCAGAAACTCGATTACGGGCTGTTGGTCGTCGCTGCTGACGACGGCCCCACGCGCACGACCCGGGAACACCTCGGCGTCCTGCTCGCGACTGACCTGCCGACGATCGTCGCGATCACGAAGACCGACACCGTCGACCAGGAGCGCATCGAGGAGGTCGAACGCGAGGTCGAACGGCTCCTGCGGGAGGTCGACAAGTCGCCGCTGCGGGTGTCCCGCCACGGCGTGGACGCCGCGATCGACGAGATCAGCGAGCGCGTGGTTCCCATCGTCGAGACCAGCGCGATCACGATGGACGGCTTGGAGACGCTGGACGAACTGTTCGACCGCCTTCCGAAGACCGCCCAGGACACCGGCGAGTTCCGGATGTACGTCGACCGGAGCTACTCGGTGACCGGCGTCGGTGCGGTCGCCTCCGGTACCGTGATGTCCGGCGAGGTCGAGGCCGGCGACGAACTCCTGTTGGGGCCGATGCCCGACGGCCGGTTCCAGGAGGTCGAGGTCCGCTCGATCGAGATGCACTACCACCGCGTCGACAAGGCCCAGGCGGGTCGGATCGTCGGCATTGCGCTGAAGGGCGTCAAGGAGAGCGCCATCGAGCGCGGCATGGTGCTCCTCCCACGGGACGCCGATCCCGACCCCGTCCGGGAGTTCGAGGCCGAAGTCATGGTGCTCAACCACCCCACTCGGATCGGCGAGGGGTACGAACCCGTCGTCCACCTCGAGACGATCGGCGAGGCCGCTGCCTTCTACCCGGAGAACGGCCGCCTCCTGCCGGGCGACACGGGCGAGACCACCGTCCGGTTCAAGTTCCGACCGTATCTCGTCGAGGAGGGCCAGAAGTTCGTCTTCCGCGAGGGCCGCAGCAAGGGCGTGGGGACGGTGACAGACGTCCATCCCGCCGACTGA
- a CDS encoding MTH1187 family thiamine-binding protein, protein MTVIALLSVAPVIEDSMSGEVAKAVDALEEYDVEYETNPMGTVIEADEIGELFAAAQAAHEAVDADRVSTVLKIDDRRTRDVSAEHKIEAVEEELGRPPTNKDPDPGE, encoded by the coding sequence ATGACGGTGATCGCACTACTGAGCGTCGCACCGGTGATCGAGGACAGCATGTCGGGCGAGGTCGCCAAGGCCGTCGACGCGCTCGAGGAGTACGACGTCGAGTACGAGACGAATCCGATGGGGACGGTGATCGAGGCCGACGAGATCGGCGAACTGTTCGCGGCCGCGCAGGCGGCCCACGAGGCGGTCGACGCCGATCGCGTCAGTACCGTGCTGAAGATCGACGACAGGCGGACGCGCGACGTCTCTGCCGAACATAAGATCGAGGCCGTCGAAGAAGAGCTGGGACGCCCGCCGACGAATAAGGATCCCGACCCTGGCGAGTAA
- a CDS encoding MarR family transcriptional regulator yields MSEQVVLTSNTAPDAVDDVPPSAKLVLTVLAHEGSLTQSRLAEETMLPARTVRYALKQLEEHDLVDSQISFADARQHVYSINADRFETAASGDPRS; encoded by the coding sequence ATGAGCGAACAGGTCGTTCTCACGTCGAATACCGCCCCGGACGCCGTCGACGACGTCCCACCGAGCGCGAAACTGGTGTTGACCGTCCTCGCACACGAGGGTTCTCTTACGCAGTCCCGACTGGCCGAGGAGACCATGCTTCCCGCTCGAACGGTCCGCTACGCCCTGAAGCAACTCGAGGAGCACGACCTCGTCGACTCGCAGATCTCGTTTGCGGACGCCAGACAGCACGTCTACTCTATCAACGCCGATCGGTTCGAGACGGCCGCCTCCGGAGACCCCCGTTCGTGA
- a CDS encoding glutamate-5-semialdehyde dehydrogenase encodes MTETDIERDVDEAQTAALELAKLSDGDRSAALREIADAIEARTDEILTENETDVEEGERLLEEGEYTQALVDRLKLSESKIESIAEMVRSVAEQEDPLGKTLAARELDEDLELYKVAVPIGVVGTVFESRPDALVQIAALALKSGNAVILKGGSEALHSNRILFEIIEEAAADAGIPDGWAQHVEAREDIDALLEMDDAIDLLMPRGSSAFVSYIQDNTSIPVLGHTEGICHVYVDDEADLSMAEDIAYDAKVQYPAVCNAVETLLVHEDVADAFLPAIADRYETAGVEIRGDEATREIVDVAAATEADWDTEYGDLVVSIRVVDSLETAIDHVTTHGSKHTESIVTEDADRASTFMRSIDSASVFHNASTRFADGYRFGLGAEVGISTGKIHARGPVGLEGLTTYKYHLEGDGQLVATYAGEDARPFSHEELDAEWSPGRLSDE; translated from the coding sequence ATGACTGAGACCGACATCGAACGCGACGTCGACGAGGCACAGACCGCGGCCCTCGAGCTCGCGAAACTGTCTGACGGGGATCGGAGCGCGGCGCTTCGCGAGATCGCCGACGCGATCGAAGCGCGGACCGACGAGATCCTCACGGAAAACGAGACGGACGTCGAGGAGGGCGAGCGGCTCCTCGAGGAGGGCGAGTACACGCAGGCGCTGGTCGACCGACTGAAACTCTCGGAGTCGAAGATCGAGAGCATCGCGGAGATGGTCCGCAGCGTCGCCGAGCAGGAGGATCCGCTCGGGAAGACGCTCGCCGCCCGAGAACTCGACGAGGACCTCGAGCTCTACAAGGTCGCCGTCCCGATCGGCGTCGTCGGCACGGTCTTCGAATCGCGGCCCGACGCGCTGGTCCAGATCGCCGCGCTCGCCCTGAAATCGGGGAACGCGGTGATCCTCAAAGGCGGGAGCGAGGCGCTGCACTCGAACCGAATCCTGTTCGAGATCATCGAGGAAGCCGCGGCCGACGCCGGAATCCCCGACGGCTGGGCACAGCACGTCGAGGCTCGCGAGGACATCGACGCCTTACTCGAGATGGACGACGCGATCGACCTCCTGATGCCGCGTGGCAGCTCCGCGTTCGTCAGCTACATTCAGGACAACACGAGCATCCCCGTGTTGGGCCACACGGAGGGAATCTGCCACGTCTACGTCGACGACGAGGCGGATCTCTCGATGGCCGAAGACATCGCCTACGACGCCAAGGTCCAGTATCCCGCGGTCTGTAACGCCGTCGAGACCCTGCTGGTCCACGAGGACGTCGCCGACGCGTTCCTCCCCGCGATCGCGGACCGCTACGAGACCGCCGGCGTCGAGATTCGCGGCGACGAGGCCACCCGCGAGATCGTCGACGTCGCGGCCGCGACCGAGGCCGACTGGGACACCGAGTACGGCGATCTCGTCGTCTCGATCCGGGTCGTCGACTCGCTCGAGACCGCGATCGATCACGTCACCACCCACGGCTCGAAGCACACGGAATCGATCGTGACCGAGGACGCCGACCGCGCGAGCACCTTCATGCGCAGCATCGACTCCGCGAGCGTCTTCCACAACGCGTCGACCCGCTTTGCCGACGGCTATCGGTTCGGACTCGGCGCCGAGGTCGGCATCAGCACGGGCAAGATCCACGCCCGTGGTCCCGTCGGCCTCGAGGGACTGACGACGTACAAGTACCACCTCGAGGGCGACGGCCAGCTCGTCGCGACCTACGCCGGCGAGGACGCCCGGCCGTTCTCCCACGAGGAACTCGACGCCGAGTGGTCGCCCGGCCGGCTCTCGGACGAATAA
- a CDS encoding alpha/beta fold hydrolase: MDYETWADDQETATVTVDEHDLEVAYYDDGDGEPVLFCHGIPTSSYLWRDVAPPLSDDYRVIAPDMVGYGNSAMHDGFDRSIRAQEAMIDGLVDELGLESITFVGHDLGGGVGLRYAAHNPDAVERLALSNAVCYDSWPIEAIIDLGLPSTIAEMSVDDARELLEDIFRDTRYDEPEEAFVDGMLAPWDSEEAVISLSRNAIGTNTSHTTEIDPSEITARTLLLWGAEDEFQPVEYAERLEDDIADAELVGLDEASHWVMADRPDAYAERLREFLDVD, encoded by the coding sequence ATGGATTACGAGACGTGGGCCGACGACCAGGAGACGGCGACCGTCACCGTCGACGAACACGACCTCGAGGTCGCCTACTACGACGACGGCGACGGGGAACCGGTACTGTTCTGTCACGGCATTCCGACGTCGTCGTACCTCTGGCGCGACGTCGCCCCGCCGCTGTCGGACGACTACCGGGTGATCGCGCCCGATATGGTCGGCTACGGGAACTCGGCGATGCACGACGGCTTCGATCGCTCGATCCGCGCCCAGGAGGCGATGATCGACGGACTAGTCGACGAACTGGGCCTCGAGTCGATTACGTTCGTCGGCCACGACCTCGGCGGCGGCGTCGGGTTACGCTACGCCGCGCACAACCCCGACGCCGTCGAGCGACTCGCGCTGTCGAACGCGGTCTGTTACGACTCGTGGCCGATCGAGGCGATCATCGATCTCGGACTGCCGTCGACCATCGCCGAGATGAGCGTCGACGACGCGCGTGAACTGCTCGAGGACATCTTCCGTGACACCCGCTACGACGAACCCGAGGAGGCGTTCGTCGACGGAATGCTGGCGCCGTGGGACTCCGAGGAGGCAGTTATCTCGCTGTCGCGCAACGCGATCGGAACAAACACGAGTCACACGACCGAGATCGATCCGAGCGAGATCACCGCTCGGACGCTCCTGCTGTGGGGCGCCGAGGACGAGTTTCAGCCCGTCGAGTACGCCGAGCGGCTGGAAGACGACATTGCCGACGCCGAACTCGTCGGTCTCGACGAGGCGTCTCACTGGGTCATGGCCGACCGGCCCGACGCCTACGCCGAGCGGCTCCGCGAGTTCCTCGACGTCGACTGA
- a CDS encoding haloacid dehalogenase type II, whose amino-acid sequence MSFDPDTVETLAFDSYGTLVDVSGVTEALSDHVDEFDPSLVAQVWRQRSLANAMVGNAIGEYDAFYEMNRNALRVALEMIGADVSEDEREEILSTYHELPVFDDVREGMERFNELGYDCYIVSNGNEEMLESLVDHADLEGVIEEAISADEIEQFKPQPELYRHAADEIGTPIEEIAFTGAGWWDVPGAMNAGMQGVWINRSDTLWGPYETEPDLTIDSFHDLAGELEAA is encoded by the coding sequence ATGTCGTTCGATCCAGACACAGTTGAGACGCTCGCGTTCGACTCGTACGGCACGCTCGTAGACGTCTCCGGCGTCACCGAGGCCCTCTCGGATCACGTCGACGAGTTCGACCCCTCGCTCGTCGCCCAGGTCTGGCGCCAGCGCTCGCTGGCGAACGCGATGGTCGGCAACGCGATCGGCGAGTACGACGCGTTCTACGAGATGAACCGCAACGCTCTGCGGGTCGCCCTCGAGATGATCGGCGCCGACGTCAGCGAGGACGAGCGCGAGGAGATCCTCTCGACGTACCACGAACTGCCCGTCTTCGACGACGTCCGCGAGGGGATGGAGCGCTTCAACGAGTTGGGGTACGACTGCTATATCGTCTCCAACGGGAACGAGGAGATGCTCGAGTCGCTGGTCGATCACGCGGACCTCGAGGGCGTGATCGAGGAGGCGATCAGCGCCGACGAGATCGAGCAGTTCAAACCCCAGCCCGAGCTGTACCGCCACGCAGCCGACGAGATCGGGACGCCGATCGAGGAGATCGCCTTCACCGGTGCCGGCTGGTGGGACGTGCCGGGTGCGATGAACGCCGGGATGCAGGGCGTCTGGATCAACCGGTCGGACACGCTCTGGGGACCGTACGAGACCGAACCGGATCTGACGATCGACAGTTTCCACGACCTAGCCGGGGAACTCGAGGCGGCCTGA
- the proB gene encoding glutamate 5-kinase gives MREGLEEPSIGAARRLAADADRVIVKAGTNSLTDADSNLDDEKLDKLVDDIEDLLKRDKEVILVSSGSIGAGTGRIEQSSGTVEESQALSTVGQSLLMHRYTESFDRYDRKVAQLLLTQHDLENPERFTNLRNTIETLLDWGVVPIINENDAVATEEIRIGDNDMLSAATTMGVDADLLVTLTDVGGVYTGNPKDDDDAERIEAVGTNYDEVQEIISETTTDGFGGIQTKVEGARDVSEHGIPAYIAKSTEPDVLEKIATAKPVGTIFVPINGVSDD, from the coding sequence ATGCGTGAGGGACTCGAGGAACCGAGCATCGGGGCGGCGCGACGGCTCGCGGCCGACGCCGACCGGGTGATCGTCAAGGCCGGGACAAACTCCCTGACCGACGCGGACTCGAACTTGGACGACGAGAAACTCGACAAGCTCGTCGACGACATCGAGGACCTCCTGAAGCGGGACAAGGAGGTCATTCTCGTCTCCTCGGGTTCGATCGGGGCCGGCACGGGCCGGATCGAACAGTCAAGTGGGACCGTCGAGGAGTCCCAGGCCCTCTCGACCGTCGGCCAGAGTCTCCTCATGCACCGCTACACCGAGAGCTTCGACCGCTACGACCGGAAGGTCGCGCAACTGCTCTTGACCCAGCACGACCTCGAGAACCCCGAGCGCTTTACGAACCTGCGGAACACGATCGAGACGCTGCTGGACTGGGGCGTCGTTCCGATCATCAACGAGAACGACGCCGTCGCGACCGAGGAGATCCGGATCGGCGACAACGACATGCTCTCGGCGGCGACGACGATGGGCGTCGACGCCGACCTGCTGGTGACGCTGACCGACGTCGGCGGCGTCTACACCGGCAATCCGAAGGACGACGACGACGCCGAGCGCATCGAGGCCGTCGGTACCAACTACGACGAGGTCCAGGAGATCATCAGCGAGACCACGACCGACGGCTTCGGCGGCATCCAGACGAAAGTCGAGGGCGCGCGCGACGTCAGCGAGCACGGCATTCCGGCCTACATCGCGAAGTCGACGGAACCCGACGTGCTCGAGAAGATCGCTACTGCCAAACCCGTGGGAACCATATTCGTTCCCATAAACGGTGTGAGCGATGACTGA
- the proC gene encoding pyrroline-5-carboxylate reductase, whose protein sequence is MVQTSVIGCGNMGSALITGLWRAGNHTIVACDLDPDALARVEDYVERTTSDVSEATDADVVIVAVKPDIVDAVLDELDLSPDQTLLSIAAGVSTDYVEARTDANVVRIMPNLAAETGDMAAAVTGDEIPDEVRELLGDVGEFAEVDERQMDIATAVNGSGPAFVFYLIQAMAEAGIEGGLESDDAERLAAQTFKGAAETVLRSDRSTEELIDAVCSPNGTTIEGMEVLWDSDADAAVAAAVRAAEERAAELTAEFGNENDA, encoded by the coding sequence ATGGTGCAGACGAGCGTTATCGGTTGTGGAAACATGGGAAGCGCCCTGATCACGGGCCTCTGGCGGGCCGGGAACCACACGATCGTCGCGTGTGATCTCGATCCCGACGCACTCGCGAGAGTCGAAGACTACGTCGAGCGCACGACGTCGGACGTCTCCGAGGCGACCGACGCCGACGTGGTGATCGTCGCGGTGAAACCGGACATCGTCGACGCAGTGCTCGATGAACTCGATCTCTCTCCCGATCAGACGCTGCTCTCTATCGCTGCGGGCGTCTCGACCGACTACGTCGAAGCGCGAACCGACGCGAACGTCGTCCGGATCATGCCGAACCTCGCCGCCGAGACGGGAGACATGGCGGCGGCCGTCACCGGCGACGAGATTCCCGACGAGGTGCGCGAACTGCTCGGCGACGTCGGCGAGTTCGCCGAGGTCGACGAACGACAGATGGATATCGCGACCGCCGTCAACGGGAGCGGCCCGGCGTTCGTCTTCTACCTCATTCAGGCAATGGCGGAGGCTGGCATCGAGGGCGGCCTCGAGTCCGACGACGCCGAACGGCTGGCCGCCCAGACGTTCAAGGGCGCGGCCGAGACCGTCCTCCGGTCGGACCGCAGCACCGAGGAACTGATCGACGCCGTCTGCTCGCCCAACGGGACGACCATCGAGGGGATGGAGGTCCTGTGGGATAGCGACGCCGACGCGGCCGTCGCCGCGGCGGTCCGGGCGGCCGAGGAACGAGCCGCGGAACTGACCGCCGAGTTCGGCAATGAGAACGATGCGTGA
- the pyrF gene encoding orotidine-5'-phosphate decarboxylase, translating to MNFFDRLHDRIRTVDSVVSVGLDPDPSRIPDHLADYDLPRWAFNRRIIDATHEHAAVYKPNAAFYEDPDGWRALEETIAYAHGKDVPVLLDAKRADIGNTTRQYAQLLERADAITVNPYMGRDSLQPFLSNEEAGVFVLCRTSNPGGADVQDLELETGEAVYERVAALADLWNENDNVGLVVGATKPEELEDLREQVPDLPFLVPGVGAQGGDAEAAVEYGLADGVGLVNSSRGIIFAGEDDGEDFAKASGQAAKRLKKRLNQYRD from the coding sequence ATGAACTTCTTCGATCGCCTGCACGACCGCATTCGGACGGTCGACAGCGTCGTCTCGGTCGGGCTCGACCCCGACCCGTCGCGAATTCCCGACCACCTCGCGGACTACGACCTCCCGCGGTGGGCGTTCAACCGCCGGATTATCGACGCCACCCACGAGCACGCCGCTGTCTACAAGCCAAACGCCGCCTTCTACGAGGACCCCGACGGCTGGCGAGCGCTCGAGGAGACGATCGCCTACGCCCACGGGAAGGACGTCCCCGTCCTGCTCGACGCCAAGCGCGCCGACATCGGCAATACGACCCGCCAGTACGCGCAGCTGCTCGAGCGAGCCGATGCGATCACCGTCAACCCCTACATGGGCCGGGACTCGCTGCAGCCGTTCCTCTCGAACGAGGAGGCTGGCGTCTTCGTCCTCTGTCGGACGTCGAACCCCGGCGGCGCCGACGTTCAGGACCTCGAACTCGAGACGGGCGAAGCCGTCTACGAGCGCGTCGCCGCGCTGGCGGACCTCTGGAACGAGAACGACAACGTCGGCCTCGTCGTCGGCGCGACCAAACCCGAGGAACTCGAGGACCTACGCGAGCAGGTTCCCGACCTCCCCTTCCTCGTCCCCGGCGTGGGCGCGCAGGGCGGCGACGCCGAGGCGGCCGTCGAGTACGGGCTGGCCGACGGCGTCGGGCTGGTCAACTCCTCGCGAGGAATCATCTTCGCCGGCGAAGACGACGGCGAGGACTTCGCAAAAGCTAGCGGACAGGCCGCCAAGCGGCTGAAAAAGCGGCTGAACCAGTATCGGGACTAG
- a CDS encoding DUF7836 family putative zinc-binding protein: MREGWIRLECADCGEQWTANPAALPAPGNRFRCDHCGSERPIAAFAKTQRGLDILESFHRQPA; this comes from the coding sequence ATGCGAGAGGGTTGGATTCGACTCGAGTGCGCCGACTGCGGAGAACAGTGGACCGCCAATCCGGCCGCCCTCCCGGCGCCCGGAAACCGGTTCCGGTGCGACCACTGCGGGTCGGAACGACCGATCGCGGCGTTCGCCAAGACCCAGCGCGGACTCGACATCCTCGAGTCGTTTCACCGACAACCGGCGTAG